The genomic interval TTGTATTCGTCCCCAACGAGTAGGTTTAAGTGAAAACATTATGGTAAAATCAATTGTGGGAGACTACCTGGAACATTCACGCATGTTTTATTTTCATAACAATGGCGACCCTAAAATTTATGGTGGAAGTGCCGACTCTATGGTACGAAGTTTTGATCGTCGTATAGAATCGGTGTTTTTGATGGTAGACGAAGGTGTGAAAAAACAAGCAATGCATATACTTGATTATAACCTAAGGGATAATGTGAACTCATATATGATGCAAGAAAATGGAAACTTTATCAAAACAAAGGTCAGTGGAGATGAGGAACCTTTTAACTTGCACGAAGAGTTTTTTGAAGTAAATGAACAAACCATTCTGGAAACCAAGTTATTCTAAAAGATTGTACTACAGCTTTTAACTTGGCATAATTTTTCCCTGAATATTGCCAGTGCATAAGCCTGTCAAAGCGCTCGCTTGTGCACTGGTAACATATAAAGCAACATGATTGATTGAATCAATTGTTTTGGTGGTGATACAAAGCCACTTTATCAAAGACGCAATATACGGATGAAAGAACAAAAATATGGCTTAAATACGTTGTTTCAGCGCAACTCCGTTATCGGTAGGTTGTTTTGGTTGTATGTGCCTTTGTTTTGGGTGTTTGCCAGTGGATGGTATTTGATTACCCTTAGAGCACAGGATCAAAACAAAGAGTTGACTACTATTAAAAATCGCCACCAAGACATTCAGCGGAATTGTCAGAACCTGGATATAGCAGTTCAAACCTCTATCCACTTGCGTAAAAGCCGGGTGCTGTTCAAACACACCACTAATATAGATTCTATCTGGAGTAACCGTGCGGAGACTTACCTAGACTCTTTATCGAACATAAGCAACAAGCTTGATGACAAAGCATTGAAGCAAAAGGTAAAACAAGTACGTGGTTTAATGATTACATTAGAAAAGCAATTTGGGCGTTTGAATAAATTTGACTTTTCTGCTTTGACTACACAGAATGATGGGATGTTTGATGATAAGAAGCCTACCCAGGCATCACAAGACTTTGAAGATATAGATCGCCAGATTAATAATTTGAGCATTAATATACACCGTACCTTAAACGAGGCTGTTGTATACCACGAAGTAGCACTCAAAGATCGTATGGCATTGCTTAAACGTAAAAACCTAAGCAATGCTAATTATTATGCTGTGTTTGCTTTTTTTATTTTAATGGCAGGCATTATCATTTCTTTCATTGTATTGCCCCGCACCATTAGTTTTGTAGAAGAGCTAAAACAACATATCAACAATTTGTTGCATGGTAAGTTTCCTGGAAAACTCAGGAAATCGGTGTATGAAATGAATGATTTGGTAGATAAAATAGATGAATTAACAGATAGTTTTAGAAAGCTTGAAGTATTTGCCGAAGAAGTAGGAACTGGAAACTTTGATACAGATATACAGGTGTTTGATGAAGAAGGAGATGTAGGGCAGTCATTGGCAAAGATGCAGAATAGCTTGAGACAAATTGCAGTAGCTAACCAGCAACGTAACTGGTTTAACGAAGGGTTTGCAAAGTTTGGAAATATTTTGCGAAACGATGAAGAGCAGAGCTTTGAGTTGTTTTATGAAAGTATTATCACTAACCTGGTAAAATATCTTGAGGTTAACCAAGGAGGTGTATTTGTGTTGAATGAACAAGGAACAACAAATAAACCTGTGCTGGAATTGAAAGCATCTTATGCTTATAACCGGACAAAATATCTTAAAAAAGAACTGACAAAAGAAGATGGCTTAGTAGGACAAGCCTGGCGCGAAGCAGATGTAGTATATGTGACGGATATTCCTTACGACTATATCGAGCTCTCTTCTGGGTTGGGAGGTGCCAGACCAAAAAGTATCTTGATTGTGCCTTTACTTACTGGAGACGACCAACTAATGGGAGTAGTAGAATTGGCCTCTTTTGACAAGTTTCCTGAATATAAAATTGATTTTGTCAAACAGTTGAGCGAGAGTATTGCAGGAACTATTTCCAGGGTAAAAACCTCCATCCAAAATCAACAACTTTTGCATGAGTCGCAGCAAATGGCAAAGCAAGTAAGAATTCGTGATAAAGAAAAAGAGCGGACAATGAAGGAGTTAATTACAACTAAAAGCCACATGGAGCAAGCCAATCGTGAGCTGGAAGCTGAACTAAATGTGATTAACGAATCATTTACGGTGTTGGAACTGGATGCTGATGGTAATTATACAGAGGCTAATGCACTCATTCAAAAAGTTTCTGGTTATAGTCGTGCCGAACTTGTAGGAAGGCATTATACGGTGTTGTTGCGCCATAAGGCAGGAGCAGTACAAAAAGAATGGAATAGCATAGTAGAAGGTAAGTTGGTCAAAGGTGAGTTTGTTCGTTACGCCAAAGATGGTCATAAATTTTGGCTGTACGAAATAGTGTATCCGGTATATAATGCCAAGGGAGAGCTAAAGAAAATAAACTCTATTGGCTACGAAATTACCAAGCAAAAAGAACAAGAGGGGCGTATTAATGAGCAGCTTCAGGCATTACAAGTAAATGAAGAGAAGGTGATGAAAAGAATTAAAGAGGTGAGAGAAAACGCCAATCTTAAATTAAAAAGACTCAAAGAAGACTTTGCGAAGCAAATAGAAGAAAAAGATCGAATTATTGACACACTTAGAGGTTAACCTAAACCTTTGAAACTACCAGGAGTGCTTGTTGCAAAATGAGTACTCCCCTACATTTTTAAACCTTATCTCCCAATATTGTGTTATAGCTTTACGACTTATTCAGTTGCCTGATAATGGAGCAATAAAGCTAAAAAATAACAAGAACTCCTCCCTATTATTTTAACTGAGGGGTTTATTTGTTAATTTTGTACTTTACAAACATTAGATTTATGAGCATTCAAGAAATTCAAGATGAAATTATAGAGGACTTTTCTCTTTTCGATACTTGGGAAGATAAATATAGCTACATTATCGAAATGGGTAAAAAACTAGCCCCCTTGAGTGAAGAATACAAGACTACTGACAATAAAATCAAAGGATGCCAGTCAAATGTGTGGTTACATACACATATGGAAGATGATAAGTTAGTTTTTGATGGGGACAGTGATTCTATCATTGTAAAAGGTTTGGTAAGTTTGCTTATTCGTGTATTATCAGGACATAAGCCTGAAAGCATTGCAACATCAGAGTTGTACTTTATTGATAAAATAGGAATGAAACAGCATTTGTCTATGACTCGTGCCAATGGGTTGGCAGCTATGGTTAAGCAGATGAAGTTATATGGAGTAGCTTATCAATCAAAGGTAGGCTAAAAAATCAAGGATGTGCTGTGTGCAAAGTGCAAAAAAGATAAAAATGGTTTTATCTGGTGATAAACCTTTCTTTTTACCTGTTTTCTAAAAGAAAAAAGAGGGGAAAGTAACACCCAAAAAGAAGAAGATATGAAAACTAATCAACTCGAAACGCCTGACTTGAAAGAGAAAGTCGTAGAGGCATTGAAGACTGTATACGACCCGGAGATACCAATAGATATATATGAGTTAGGTTTGATTTACGAAATCAAAGTTTTTCCGGTAAACAACGTATATATTTTAATGACATTAACTACGCCCAATTGCCCCTCAGTAGAAGAGTTACCCGCTGAGGTAAAAAACAAAGTATTGGCTATAGAGGGAGTAAATGATGTAGAGTTGGACATGACCTTTGAACCCCCATATCATCAAGATATGATGTCAGAGGCAGCCAAACTTGAGTTAGGCTTTTTATAAATAAGAGTATGTTTAAAGTGTGTTTTCGAAGTTCTGTTGTACTATTGAAAAAAGACAACAAACCAGTTTTAAACAACACTCTAAAAACATCAAAAACAGTATAATTGTTATTGACTATGTTTTGTCCATAGTTACGTTTTAGCAATTGTCAATTCAACTATTGTATTAACTTTTAAACTTAGGATAATTATGTACCCAGAAGAATTAGTTGTTCCAATGCGTCTTGATTTAACCCAAGCAGGTGTTCAGGAGCTAAAGACTGTAGAAGATGTAGATGGCTTTTTTAAAGATGCCAAAGGAACTGCTTTGATGGTGATAAACTCTGTATGTGGTTGTGCTGCTGGAGCTGCTCGCCCAGGTATTAAACTTGCTTTATCTGAAACTGCTCATAAGCCAGGTTCAGTAGTAACTGTTTTTGCTGGGGTAGACAAAGAAGCGACTGCCAAAGCGCGCGAATACATGTTGCCTTATCCTCCATCATCACCCTCAGTGGCTTTGTTCAAAGACGGAGAATTGGTTCATTTTGTAGAGCGTCATCATATAGAAGGTCGTACGCCACAAATGATTGCTGACAACTTGTTAGGCGCTTTTGATGAGCACTGCAAGTAGTAGCAGCTAACTTTTTAATAAATATTGTAAAGAGCAATGGGTCTGACAGATTCATTGCTCTTTTATTTATTAAGGCAAAAAAATAGACTCCGAGAATATCATCCAGGAGTCTACAAAACCTAACTAATCAAAAACTTACAATTATGAAAACCTAATAAATGGTTACGTTTTAATGCTTCAAAGAGCATAAGGTAGCAACCACGTGTTGACCTTTAATCTTATGCAAAATTATGATTTTATTCTCAATAAATCTACATTCTAAACAATATAAACTCATTTTTGTTTTCAGAAGAAGGTATTTTAACGCCACTTTTTCATAATTAACACATTTTTAACAAAGATTCCTGTGGTTTTAAAAATATTCTTACCTCCTTATACCCTCAAAATGCCCAAACAGACCATTATTTGCAAGGTTTGATGAGTTTTTACCTCAAAATCTTTATATAAACATTACATTTGAAACTTTCTGTGGAATAAAGATGAGGGTTTTTTTATAACTAATATTTTAGTTATATTTGTGCATACTTAAAAATGTTATAAGTTTGCACTTCAAGTTTATAGATAGGGAGTAAATACTGTTAAAAGCCTCTCTATATTGTTTAATCATGCTGAAAGCATTAATTGTATAGAGGGCAAGTTATAATTGATAAATTGAACGACAAAGTTTGCCTAATATTATTTTGGCAATTCATCAATTATAAAAAAAAACGCCTGAAACAAGATATAGTCAATAAAAATTATTTATAATTGCGTAACAAAAAACTGATAGGACAATGGGCTTTTTTAATCAAATAAGCGAAATTATTTCGAATTTGTTCGGATTTGTACAACCAGTATATTTGATTGTATACTTGGTAGTAGTGGGTGCAGTAATTGCTTTGGCTGTCACCAAGAAAATTTCATATAATCTGGCAAGCACAGTAGCAGTATTACCATTAGGGGTGTATTTGTTAGTGTTTATGGTCATGGGGGTAAAAGTTCCCATTGATCAGCAAACAGAGATTGATAATGTGGAAAAAAAGATTATTGCAAAACTTACCTTAATTCGTGATATTCAGGAAGAGTTAGCAAAACAGAAAGGAATGTATGCGGGTAAGTCTGAGGAGTTGATTAACTTTTTCAAAAATGGAAAAATTCCTATTGTAGAGAAAAAAGAAAAAGATTTAGGCAATGATAGTGTAATTGTAAAAATTGATACTTTACAAATCATCTCAACCAAAGAACGAATTCTTAATCGTTTGAAAGAAGACAAAGCAAAAGCAAAAACACAAATTCAGATTTCTCACATTGATCGTATGATCAAATTTGCCAATGATATTGAGAATATTGCAGTAATCCCCAGTAATGGAGGCAAGCAGTTAAAATTTGAGTGGTTTGCTGATACTATTCGCAAAGGTGGTGTATTGGTTCCTGTTTTTGAGGTAAAAGATGCGGCTCCTATCAACCCTAAACGTGGAGGAGAGTTTGATCCTGCCAAACGTGTACCGATTAAAGATAGAATAGAAGCCTTAGAGCAAAAGAAGAAGACGTTGGTCGACAATATGCTGTATGTAAAGAATGAGCGAAAGAAAATCTTAGATGACGATGCTAAAGCCATTCGCAAACGTATGAGAGCTCTGGAAGAAGCTGACAAGAAATCAAGTGCAGAGTATCAAGAGTTGGTAGAAAAGTTTAAAAAATATCAAACCCGACTTGCTCCTTGGGATGAGAAAATGACAGACTACCAGACAATTATGAAAGATGTAGAGGATAAACTTACCATCTTGAAAGAAAAACCTCTGAAGGTGGGTTCAAAAGATGAGCCTAGTACAGCTGGTAACTGGCAATAAGCTATCAAAGCAATAAGATTTAACAATTGTGGTAAAGAGCTGTGTTACTGTGAAGTAGCATGGCTCTTGACCATTTTACTGGAACGCTAATACTATATTTCTTTATAAACCCTCAACTTCCTCACTACCTTGGACGCAACAGACAAATTATCTATCAGAGAAGTAAGTTTCCAGGATGATGCCTTTGATATACAAGCATTAGGAAATTACAATTTGTACTTGTCGATAGGGCAAGACGGGTTGGAAATATGTGTAATAGATACCCAAACTAATCGCTGCCTTATACTAGAGCATTATAGCTTCTATGTAAACCTCTCTCATAACCAGTTGACTTCTCACCTAAACTGGATATATGACAATCATTTGTTTTTAAAAGCTTACCGTTGGAACGAAATTAAAATAGCTTATCGTGGCAAAGCTTTTACTTTAGTCCCCCAGGCATTGTTTGAAGAAGATGAAGCGGTAAAATACCTAAAGCACTTAACCGATGTAACCATTGACCAAACAATCTGCTACTCGGAGATCGAAAATTTGAATATAATGAATGTGTTTTTGGTAGAAACCGAGTTGGTTGCTTGGTTTGAAAACATTTATGCTTTGTCTGAAAAGATGAGCTTTGTACATCAAACTGCTTCATTGCTCAAAGGCCTGAAGCAACAAAGACAATCAGGTCCTTCTGGGTTGGCACAACTTTTTTTGCATGTAGAAAGTGAATATCTTACTTTGAGTATACTCAAAGATGACCAGCTAGAGTTTTGTAATGTATTTGCTTATAAAACAGAACAAGACTTTTTATACTATGTGCTGTTGGTAATAGATGAGTTAAGGTACTTTCCTGACAAAAGCATTGTTAATTTGACCGGAAATATTATGCCTGACTCTAGTATCTACAAGTTGCTCGACCAGTATATTCAAAAAGTAGAAATCACCTTGAATCAATCATCAGTTTCCTGGGTTAAATTCAATGATAAGTTTGACAAGGACGTTTACCAGTACTTCGACCTATTTAGCCTTCATTTATAGTTCTTACTTCATTTGGTTGAAGTATTGCTCAAATACAAACACTATAGAGTTATAGCTGTTATTTAACGCTTGTGGCAGCTGCTCATCATCCATCCATTCTACTTTTTCTATATCTTCTATTGTTTGTGGTTTCAAGTGACTGTCATCAATGCATTGCATGGTGTACCAATCGGTTTTCTTAAGTATTTGTTTGCCTTTTTGTGGGTAATAGTGCCAGGTGGCGCATATAAAGTGCTCAATTTTCACGTTGATGTTACATTCTTCTTCCACTTCTCGTAAGGCAGTTATTTTACTGGTTTCTCCTTTTTCAGCTTTCCCCTTAGGTAAGTCCCACTTTGCCAGGCGATAAATGAGTAAGTACTGATTACTTTGGTTGGTGACTAGCCCCCCTGCCGCCTTTAAGGTGTAAAACAAAGACTTGATGGCCTTTTTACAGGCTTTTTTATCATTGGCTAAAATGACACAATGCTTGAGGGGTGGATAGTGTTGGTCTACAAGGCCTTGAATAAACTGTTTGATTGTTTCTAAACCGGGACACTTAAATACTACTTGTGCATTAAGTTTTGCAGGTAAAGTGGTTTTTTCCTGACTGAAATCAATTACTTGGCTATAAAGTTCAACATTGTCTGCATCGTCGTTTTTATAAATTGAAATATGCTTGTCGTGTATAAATATATCCATAATCTTTACTTAACTTTGTGTTATTAATTTGTTAATATTTAATGAGTTAAACTATTAATTCTGTTAATCTTTTGAAACTTTAAAACACACTAAAATATATGATGTCTAACCAGAAAAATATAGCGGAAACAGTAGCTGCTATGTTACTCGAAGTAGAAGCAGTTCAGGTACGCCCCGATCAACCTTTTCGCTGGAGTTCAGGTTGGTATTCTCCTATATATTGCGATGGTCGTCTGACATTGTCTTTTCCTAAAGTACGCAAATTTATCAAATCAGAATTTATACAATTGATAAAAAAGGAATATCCTACTGTAGAAGCCATTGCTGGTGTGGCTACAGCAGGCATTCCTCAAGGAGCTATGATTGCCGATGAGCTTGAGCTGCCATTTTTGTATGTGCGCTCAAAAGCTAAAGGACATGGTAAAGAGAACCTGGTAGAAGGTAAGCTTACCAAAGGTCAAAAAGTAGTAGTCATAGAAGATGTATTATCTACCGGAGGTAGCTCTATCAAAGCAGTAGAAGCATTGCGTGAAGCAGGTGTAGAGGTATTGGGGATAGTGGCGATGTTTACCTATGGGTTTGACGTAATGGAGCAAAATATGGCCGATGCTGATCTCAAGTTTAATACATTGAGCAACTACACTACATTGGTGGTAGAATTTTCTCACCGCCACGATTTGAGCGAAAAAATTATGGCTTCGTTGCATGAATGGCGGCGAGATCCTGCTAAGTGGCAACCCCGCGAAATAGACGCATAGTTGCTTATACTACATTTTGTGATCAACGCCTAGACCAAATAGTGCAAAATCGTATTTGACAGGATCTTGGGCGTTGAATTTTCGTAAGTTTTGGGTAAGCTCAAGAGCTGTTTGCC from Microscilla marina ATCC 23134 carries:
- a CDS encoding GAF domain-containing protein, yielding MKEQKYGLNTLFQRNSVIGRLFWLYVPLFWVFASGWYLITLRAQDQNKELTTIKNRHQDIQRNCQNLDIAVQTSIHLRKSRVLFKHTTNIDSIWSNRAETYLDSLSNISNKLDDKALKQKVKQVRGLMITLEKQFGRLNKFDFSALTTQNDGMFDDKKPTQASQDFEDIDRQINNLSINIHRTLNEAVVYHEVALKDRMALLKRKNLSNANYYAVFAFFILMAGIIISFIVLPRTISFVEELKQHINNLLHGKFPGKLRKSVYEMNDLVDKIDELTDSFRKLEVFAEEVGTGNFDTDIQVFDEEGDVGQSLAKMQNSLRQIAVANQQRNWFNEGFAKFGNILRNDEEQSFELFYESIITNLVKYLEVNQGGVFVLNEQGTTNKPVLELKASYAYNRTKYLKKELTKEDGLVGQAWREADVVYVTDIPYDYIELSSGLGGARPKSILIVPLLTGDDQLMGVVELASFDKFPEYKIDFVKQLSESIAGTISRVKTSIQNQQLLHESQQMAKQVRIRDKEKERTMKELITTKSHMEQANRELEAELNVINESFTVLELDADGNYTEANALIQKVSGYSRAELVGRHYTVLLRHKAGAVQKEWNSIVEGKLVKGEFVRYAKDGHKFWLYEIVYPVYNAKGELKKINSIGYEITKQKEQEGRINEQLQALQVNEEKVMKRIKEVRENANLKLKRLKEDFAKQIEEKDRIIDTLRG
- a CDS encoding SufE family protein, which gives rise to MSIQEIQDEIIEDFSLFDTWEDKYSYIIEMGKKLAPLSEEYKTTDNKIKGCQSNVWLHTHMEDDKLVFDGDSDSIIVKGLVSLLIRVLSGHKPESIATSELYFIDKIGMKQHLSMTRANGLAAMVKQMKLYGVAYQSKVG
- a CDS encoding DUF59 domain-containing protein, with translation MKTNQLETPDLKEKVVEALKTVYDPEIPIDIYELGLIYEIKVFPVNNVYILMTLTTPNCPSVEELPAEVKNKVLAIEGVNDVELDMTFEPPYHQDMMSEAAKLELGFL
- a CDS encoding BrxA/BrxB family bacilliredoxin, which produces MYPEELVVPMRLDLTQAGVQELKTVEDVDGFFKDAKGTALMVINSVCGCAAGAARPGIKLALSETAHKPGSVVTVFAGVDKEATAKAREYMLPYPPSSPSVALFKDGELVHFVERHHIEGRTPQMIADNLLGAFDEHCK
- a CDS encoding DUF3822 family protein; amino-acid sequence: MDATDKLSIREVSFQDDAFDIQALGNYNLYLSIGQDGLEICVIDTQTNRCLILEHYSFYVNLSHNQLTSHLNWIYDNHLFLKAYRWNEIKIAYRGKAFTLVPQALFEEDEAVKYLKHLTDVTIDQTICYSEIENLNIMNVFLVETELVAWFENIYALSEKMSFVHQTASLLKGLKQQRQSGPSGLAQLFLHVESEYLTLSILKDDQLEFCNVFAYKTEQDFLYYVLLVIDELRYFPDKSIVNLTGNIMPDSSIYKLLDQYIQKVEITLNQSSVSWVKFNDKFDKDVYQYFDLFSLHL
- a CDS encoding NUDIX hydrolase; protein product: MDIFIHDKHISIYKNDDADNVELYSQVIDFSQEKTTLPAKLNAQVVFKCPGLETIKQFIQGLVDQHYPPLKHCVILANDKKACKKAIKSLFYTLKAAGGLVTNQSNQYLLIYRLAKWDLPKGKAEKGETSKITALREVEEECNINVKIEHFICATWHYYPQKGKQILKKTDWYTMQCIDDSHLKPQTIEDIEKVEWMDDEQLPQALNNSYNSIVFVFEQYFNQMK
- the pyrE gene encoding orotate phosphoribosyltransferase, with product MSNQKNIAETVAAMLLEVEAVQVRPDQPFRWSSGWYSPIYCDGRLTLSFPKVRKFIKSEFIQLIKKEYPTVEAIAGVATAGIPQGAMIADELELPFLYVRSKAKGHGKENLVEGKLTKGQKVVVIEDVLSTGGSSIKAVEALREAGVEVLGIVAMFTYGFDVMEQNMADADLKFNTLSNYTTLVVEFSHRHDLSEKIMASLHEWRRDPAKWQPREIDA